The genomic window GTGACGCGGCGGTCCGGTGCGTCCGCGCCCCGCTTGACGCACCCTGCAAAAGCCGGATTCGCCGATCGTGGACGTGATGCGATTGGCCTACTTGGCGAACTCGGCGTAGGGGTGGGTGGTGAAGAAGTGGCGGGCGTGGTTGGGGTCGAAGAAGCGGTAGAGGGGGACGGAGTCCGGGACGGGCTCCGGATAGACGCGGAAGGCCGGGCCGGTGGGCTTGAGCATCCGGCGCGGGGCGCCTTCGCCGTCGGCCGAGGTCGTGTACAGGCGGTCGTGGCGGCCCGCCCAGCCGTAGACGATGACGGAGCCGGGAGAGTGGTCGTCGGGGACGTAGCAGGCGACGCCCTCGTCCGCGAGCTCCGGCCGGCCGGGGCCGCCGGGGCTCAGGGAGAACTCGTGGGAGCCGTTGCGCCTGTCCTGGAAGCGGTAGAGCGGCACCGCGCCGGGCCTCGGCGCGGCGAAGACGTAGCCGGCGATCCCCTCCTTCTTGTAGCGCGTCAGGTCGAAGCGGAGGACGACGTGGTCCGGCCGGTAGTCGATGCCGCAGAGGACGCCGTACTCCTTCATCGCCGCCGCCCGCTTCGCGACCTCGGCGTTCAGCTTCTGGTTCAGGATCGCGGCGCGGCCGTCGGCGATCTGCGTGACCATCTCGTCGAAGAACCGGCCCATGAACTTGGCGAGCAATCCGGCGAGGCCCTCGAGCTCCGCCTTCTTCACCTCCTCCACGTCCACGTGGAACCGCGGCGTGCCGTCGGGGCCGGCCTCGACGTTGATGCCCGCGGTGATCTCGAAGCGGAACTTGCGCAGGCCCTGCTCGTGGTCCTTCGACTTGCTGACCCGCTCCGAGATCGGCCCGGAGGCCGGCGGCGCGAACGCCCCCTCGACCTGGCAGGAGGCGAGGAACCGCCGCCGCTTGGGGTCGATCGCCCGCAGCCGGTACGAGTTCACCTGCCCCTTGTACTGCCCCTTCTTCTCGAACGGGCTGGGCGGCAGCTTCTCGATCACGCCCGCGAGGTAATCCCTGTCGAGCTTGATCTCCGTCCCGGCCCGTGCGATGCCCGGCGAGGCGACCGCGGTGAGGAGGAGGAGGGGGAGGCACGCGAGGGAGGATCGACGGCGCATGGGTATCGGCCCCGGCGGGTGTCGAGGTGATGGAGCGGCCGGGGTCTTACCAGGAATGGCGCGACGCGTACAGGCGAGAATCGGGCCAGGAGCGAGCGAGATGTCCGGTCCCGCTGCCGTGATCTCCGCGCCGCGGCGTCACTCCGGCTCGATGCCCAGCTCGCGGAGCTTCGCGGCCAGGCGCTCGGCCTTCTGTCGCTCGGCCTCAGCCCTCCGTCGCTCGGCCTCGGCCTTCTGCTCGGCGGCCTCAGCCTTCCGTCGCTCGGCCTCGGCCTTCTGTCGCTCGGCCTCGGCCTTCTGCTCGGCGGCCTCTGCGCGGCGATTCGCCTCGTCACGTTGCTGCGCGAGCTCGACGGTGGTGAGGAACCTCTGCCCATCCGGGCCGAAGATTTCCATCGCATCGGGGCCGTCGCCGGGCTCGAACCGGATCTGCAGGCGGGGGCTCGTGAATCCGTGCATGTCGATCCCGTCCTCGAGGCCCCTCTCATCCCTGATGAAGCCGGTCAGCTTGCCCGTCTCCGGATCGTAGTAGTAATACTCCTCGACCCCGTGGCGGCTGTAGAACCCGAGCTTGCGCATGACCTCCTCGGGGTCGTTGCTCGGCGAGTGGATCTCGAAGACGACCTGGGGCGCGACGCCCCCTTCCTCCCACTGCCTGTACGAGCCGCGATACCCCTTCGGCCGGCCGATGGCCACGAGCACGTCCGGCGCCATGCAGCGCTTCGGATTGTCTGCGTCCGGATACCAGAGCAGGTCCCCGGCGATGAACACGTCATCCCGATCCTGGTAGAGGATCTCCAGGTTCTCCTTGATGATGACGATCCATTTGTACTGGAGCGTGTTATCCGCCATGGGCCGGCCGTCGCTGTCGGGAAAGACGACCTCGGGGACCAACGCCGGCCTGGAGATCGTGCTCATGACGCCCTCGGTTCGCTGGGACGCTCGATCCGATAGATTTGTCCTCGTCTCGCGTCTTCCAGTCTAAACGATCGGGCGGGAGGATTCAGCGCGAGCGGACGAAGCGCAAGGTGCGGGGCACGGGACCGAAAGAGGGCCGGGCGGCATGATGAACGCCGCCCGGCCCGTGATGGGGGATGGGATGCCGGAGCCCCGCGACCGCTCAGGCGTGGACCTGGGCGGCCTTGGCCTTGATGGCCTCGAGGACCTGGTGGGCGCAGGTGGGGATGGGCGTGCCGGGGCCGAAGATGCCCGCGGCGCCGGCCTGGTAGAGGTAGTCGTAGTCCTGGGCGGGGATGACGCCGCCGACGAAGACGATGATGTCGTCGGCCCCCTGGTCCTTGAGGGCCTGGACGAGGGCCGGGACGAGGGTCTTGTGGCCGGCGGCGAGGGTGGAGACGCCGACGGCGTGGCAGTCGTTCTCGATCGCCTGGCGGGCGGCCTCCTCCGGGGTCTGGAAGAGCGGGCCGATGTCGACGTCGAACCCGAGGTCCGCCAGCGCCGTGGCCACGACCTTGGCGCCGCGGTCGTGCCCGTCCTGGCCGAGCTTGGCGACCATGATCCGGGGCCGGCGGCCCTCCGCCTGCGCGAAGGCGTCCACCTCGCCCTTGAGGTCGTGCCACTCCTGGTCCATGCCGTAGGCCGCGCCGTAGACGCCGGAGATCACCTGGTTGGTGGCGCGGAACCGCCCCCAGACCTTCTCCAGGGCCTCGGAGACCTCGCCGACGGTGGCCCGAACGCGGACGGCCTGGATCGACCGCTCGAGCAGGTTGCCCTCGCCGGTGCGGGCGGCCTCGGCCAGGGCGGCCAGCGCCCGGTCCACCTCCGCCTGGTCGCGCGAGGCCCGGATCTGCCTCAGGCGGGCGACCTGCGAGTCCCGCACGGCGGAGTTGTCGATCTCGCGGATCTCGACCGACTCCTCCTTCTCGAGCCGGTACTTGTTGACGCCGACGATGACGTCCTTGCCGGAGTCGATCTTCGCCTGCTTCTCCGCGGCGCACTCCTCGATCTTGAGCTTGGCCCAGCCGGACTCGACGGCCTTGGTCATGCCGCCCATCGCCTCGACCTCCTCGAGGATCTTCCAGGCCCGGTCGACCATGTCCTGGGTGAGGCGCTCCATCATGTAGGAGCCGGCCCAGGGGTCGATCACGCTGCAGATGTGCGTCTCCTCCTGGATGATGATCTGCGTGTTGCGGGCGATCCGGGCGGAGAAGTCCGACGGCAGCGCGATCGCCTCGTCGAACGAGTTGGTGTGCAGCGACTGGGTGCCGCCGAAGACCGCGGCCATGGCCTCGATGGCCGTCCGGACGACGTTGTTGAACGGGTCCTGCTCGGTGAGCGACCAGCCCGAGGTCTGGCAGTGGGTCCGCAGCATCATCGACTTCGGCTTCTTGGGGTTGAAGCCCTTCATGATCTTCCACCAGAGCAGCCGCGCGGCGCGGAGCTTGGCGACCTCCAGGTAGAAGTTCATCCCCACCGCGAAGAAGAAGCTGAGCCGGCCGGCGAACTCGTCCACGTCCAGGCCCTTGGCCAGGGCCGTCTTCACGTACTCCTTGCCGTCGGCCAGCGTGAAGGCGAGCTCCAGCGCCTGCGTGGCGCCGGCCTCCTGCATGTGGTAGCCGGAGATCGAGATCGAGTTGAACTTGGGCATGCGGCGCGCGGTGTACTCGATGATGTCCGCCACGATCCGCATCGAGGGGCCGGGCGGATAGATGTACGTATTGCGCACCATGAATTCTTTGAGGATGTCGTTCTGGATCGTCCCGGAGAGCTTGTCCTCGGGGACCCCCTGCTCCTCCGCGGCCACGACGTACCCGGCCAGGATCGGCAGCACGGCGCCGTTCATGGTCATGGAGACGCTGATCTTATCGAGCGGGATGCCGTCGAAGAGGACCTTCATGTCCTCCACGGAGTCGATCGCCACGCCCGCCTTGCCGACGTCGCCCTGGACGCGCGGGTGGTCGGAGTCGTAGCCGCGGTGGGTGGCCAGGTCGAAGGCCACGGAGATCCCCTGCCCGCCGCCGGCCAGGGCCCGCTTGTAGAAGGCGTTCGACTCCTCGGCGGTCGAGAAGCCGGCATACTGGCGGATCGTCCACGGGCGGCCGGCGTACATCGTCGACTGCGGCCCGCGGACGAACGGCTCGAAGCCCGGGAGCGTATCGGCGTATTCGAGCCCCTCCACGTCCTTGCGCGTGTACAGCGGCTTGACGTCGATCCCCTCGGGCGTCTTCCAGTCCAGGTTCTCGACCTTCCCGCCCGGCGCGAATTTGCTCGCGTTCTTCGTCCACGCGTCAAGAATTGAGGAATTCGGCAAGTTTTCACTCATGGCAACCTCGTGGGAGTCCACGGGCCGGGGGACCCCCCGGCTCGAATGCGGAACGGCTCCAAGCTCTTCGGTTACAAATGGTTCGCGGATGGTGACCTCGTCATGGTCGCCGCGCTGCGGTGCGCCTCCGTGCGAGCTTCAACGGATCTGTCGCCGATCCGTGGCGGCCGTCGGGCGTCGCTCTTCCCTTCGAAGATACCGCAGTTTCCCCGCGGGGACCATGATGGATCGAGGAATGGGCCGAAAATTCGAGGGAGGAGGAGGGCCGGCGGGCGCGGCCACGGGCCTCGCGACCCTCCCCGCAAG from Aquisphaera giovannonii includes these protein-coding regions:
- a CDS encoding Uma2 family endonuclease — protein: MSTISRPALVPEVVFPDSDGRPMADNTLQYKWIVIIKENLEILYQDRDDVFIAGDLLWYPDADNPKRCMAPDVLVAIGRPKGYRGSYRQWEEGGVAPQVVFEIHSPSNDPEEVMRKLGFYSRHGVEEYYYYDPETGKLTGFIRDERGLEDGIDMHGFTSPRLQIRFEPGDGPDAMEIFGPDGQRFLTTVELAQQRDEANRRAEAAEQKAEAERQKAEAERRKAEAAEQKAEAERRRAEAERQKAERLAAKLRELGIEPE
- the scpA gene encoding methylmalonyl-CoA mutase, with the translated sequence MSENLPNSSILDAWTKNASKFAPGGKVENLDWKTPEGIDVKPLYTRKDVEGLEYADTLPGFEPFVRGPQSTMYAGRPWTIRQYAGFSTAEESNAFYKRALAGGGQGISVAFDLATHRGYDSDHPRVQGDVGKAGVAIDSVEDMKVLFDGIPLDKISVSMTMNGAVLPILAGYVVAAEEQGVPEDKLSGTIQNDILKEFMVRNTYIYPPGPSMRIVADIIEYTARRMPKFNSISISGYHMQEAGATQALELAFTLADGKEYVKTALAKGLDVDEFAGRLSFFFAVGMNFYLEVAKLRAARLLWWKIMKGFNPKKPKSMMLRTHCQTSGWSLTEQDPFNNVVRTAIEAMAAVFGGTQSLHTNSFDEAIALPSDFSARIARNTQIIIQEETHICSVIDPWAGSYMMERLTQDMVDRAWKILEEVEAMGGMTKAVESGWAKLKIEECAAEKQAKIDSGKDVIVGVNKYRLEKEESVEIREIDNSAVRDSQVARLRQIRASRDQAEVDRALAALAEAARTGEGNLLERSIQAVRVRATVGEVSEALEKVWGRFRATNQVISGVYGAAYGMDQEWHDLKGEVDAFAQAEGRRPRIMVAKLGQDGHDRGAKVVATALADLGFDVDIGPLFQTPEEAARQAIENDCHAVGVSTLAAGHKTLVPALVQALKDQGADDIIVFVGGVIPAQDYDYLYQAGAAGIFGPGTPIPTCAHQVLEAIKAKAAQVHA